In Kitasatospora sp. NA04385, a single genomic region encodes these proteins:
- a CDS encoding M24 family metallopeptidase, with the protein MDTATAEDFRARRLLDAQGKAARLFDEVARRGLVAPGRSEQAVSDGIRDLANEMFGTTKHWHKRIVRSGPHTLFPYRENPPDRVLAADDIAFADFGPIFEEFEADLGRTYVLGRDPDKLRLAADLPAVFDAGRRYFAAHPDITGAQLHAEVDRLARAAGWTLGGSGHAGHLVGEFPHEKIDAAEIESYIAPGNTTPMCRTDRAGRVCHWILEVHLVDTARGFGGFHEQLLDLG; encoded by the coding sequence ATCGACACCGCCACCGCGGAGGACTTCCGGGCCCGGCGGCTGCTCGACGCCCAGGGCAAGGCCGCCCGCCTCTTCGACGAGGTGGCCCGGCGCGGCCTCGTCGCCCCCGGCCGGAGCGAACAGGCCGTCAGCGACGGCATCCGCGACCTGGCCAACGAGATGTTCGGGACGACCAAGCACTGGCACAAGCGCATCGTCCGCTCCGGCCCGCACACCCTGTTCCCCTACCGCGAGAACCCGCCGGACCGCGTGCTGGCGGCCGACGACATCGCCTTCGCCGACTTCGGCCCGATCTTCGAGGAGTTCGAGGCCGACCTCGGCCGCACCTACGTCCTGGGCCGCGACCCCGACAAGCTCCGCCTCGCCGCCGACCTGCCCGCCGTGTTCGACGCCGGGCGCCGCTACTTCGCCGCCCACCCCGACATCACCGGCGCCCAGCTGCACGCCGAGGTCGACCGCCTCGCCCGGGCCGCGGGCTGGACGCTCGGCGGCAGCGGCCACGCCGGGCACCTGGTCGGCGAGTTCCCGCACGAGAAGATCGACGCCGCCGAGATCGAGTCCTACATCGCCCCCGGCAACACCACCCCCATGTGCCGCACCGACCGGGCCGGGCGGGTCTGCCACTGGATCCTGGAAGTCCACCTCGTCGACACCGCCCGGGGCTTCGGCGGCTTCCACGAACAGCTCCTCGACCTGGGCTGA
- a CDS encoding molybdopterin-dependent oxidoreductase — protein MTTTTAAPAVRFHGSVEEPLRLTVAQLRTLPAQRVEVSFDCLTEGEQRHGFEGPKLWDVVHRARPRIDLRGRKQRLRFLLTVTGADGHCAVLSWAEIDPDFGGQQILLATSADGTPLDGAGPQLVVPADRCGARYIGGVTEVWIGPAPH, from the coding sequence ATGACCACCACCACCGCGGCGCCCGCCGTACGGTTCCACGGCAGCGTCGAGGAACCGCTGCGGCTGACCGTCGCCCAGCTGCGCACCCTGCCGGCCCAGCGGGTCGAGGTGAGCTTCGACTGCCTGACCGAGGGCGAGCAGCGCCACGGCTTCGAGGGGCCGAAGCTGTGGGACGTCGTGCACCGGGCCCGGCCGCGGATCGACCTGCGCGGCCGCAAGCAGCGCCTGCGCTTCCTGCTGACGGTCACCGGTGCGGACGGCCACTGCGCGGTGCTGTCCTGGGCCGAGATCGACCCCGACTTCGGTGGCCAGCAGATCCTGCTGGCCACCAGCGCCGACGGCACACCCCTGGACGGCGCGGGCCCGCAGCTGGTGGTGCCCGCCGACCGCTGCGGCGCCCGCTACATCGGCGGCGTCACCGAGGTCTGGATCGGACCGGCCCCGCACTGA
- a CDS encoding medium chain dehydrogenase/reductase family protein yields MGAGELVEVVLPGKVEPEGLHVRRGTVPTAGAGRAVVRMEATGVSFAEQQMRRGRYYDQPPFPFVPGYDVVGTVAAVGAGVAPELVGTRVAVLLKVGGWASHVVVDAADLVPVPDGVGAAEAETVVVNGVTAWQMLHRKARVRAGQTVLVHGANGGVGSVLVQLARAAGVNVIGTASARHHAALRARGVAPIDYRTEDVPARVRELAPRGVDAVFDHVGGRGLVDSWRLLAPGGTLVSYGSASTRDDDGSKQWPVLKLLGRVWLWNTLPTGRHAHFYNVWAGRALHRTRFRARLRTDLTEVFEALRSGEITATIAAELPLARAAEAMRLAESGTVAGKVVLTA; encoded by the coding sequence ATGGGTGCCGGAGAACTGGTCGAGGTCGTACTGCCGGGCAAGGTGGAGCCCGAGGGCCTGCACGTGCGGCGCGGAACCGTCCCCACCGCGGGCGCGGGCCGGGCCGTGGTCCGGATGGAGGCGACGGGCGTCTCCTTCGCCGAGCAGCAGATGCGCCGGGGCCGCTACTACGACCAGCCGCCCTTCCCCTTCGTCCCCGGCTACGACGTGGTCGGCACGGTCGCGGCGGTCGGTGCGGGCGTCGCCCCCGAGCTGGTCGGCACGCGGGTCGCGGTCCTGCTGAAGGTCGGCGGCTGGGCCAGCCACGTGGTCGTCGACGCCGCCGACCTGGTTCCGGTCCCGGACGGGGTCGGCGCGGCCGAGGCGGAAACGGTGGTGGTCAACGGCGTCACCGCCTGGCAGATGCTGCACCGCAAGGCCCGCGTGCGCGCCGGGCAGACCGTCCTGGTGCACGGCGCCAACGGCGGTGTCGGCTCGGTCCTGGTCCAACTCGCCCGCGCCGCCGGCGTGAACGTGATCGGCACCGCCTCCGCACGCCACCACGCGGCCCTGCGCGCACGGGGGGTGGCCCCGATCGACTACCGCACCGAGGACGTCCCCGCCCGGGTCCGCGAACTGGCCCCCCGGGGCGTGGACGCCGTCTTCGACCACGTCGGCGGCCGCGGCCTGGTCGACTCCTGGCGGCTGCTCGCCCCCGGCGGCACGCTCGTCTCCTACGGCAGCGCCTCCACCCGCGACGACGACGGCTCCAAGCAGTGGCCCGTCCTCAAGCTCCTCGGCCGGGTGTGGCTGTGGAACACCCTGCCCACCGGCCGCCACGCCCACTTCTACAACGTCTGGGCCGGCCGGGCGCTCCACCGCACCCGCTTCCGGGCCCGGCTGCGCACCGACCTCACCGAGGTGTTCGAGGCCCTGCGCAGCGGCGAGATCACCGCGACCATCGCCGCCGAACTCCCCCTCGCCCGAGCCGCCGAGGCCATGCGGCTGGCCGAGTCCGGCACCGTCGCCGGAAAAGTCGTCCTGACCGCCTGA
- a CDS encoding TetR/AcrR family transcriptional regulator, whose product MATAGKETPRERYRAQLRAEIKQHAWEQIAASGAAGLSLNAIAKQIGVSGPALYRYFAGRDELITELVRDAYRSLADAVRTAAASGADPTGLGLALRAWALADPQRYFLVYGTPVPGYRAPDDTTAIAAEIMGTLLDAFRSPPPRGDDADRPGARLEAHLAEHRHWAGDHPAPPAALRRALHFWTRLHGVLSLELAGHFTGMGLDPAELYAEELRSLDR is encoded by the coding sequence ATGGCCACCGCTGGCAAGGAGACCCCGCGCGAGCGCTACCGCGCCCAGCTGCGCGCCGAGATCAAGCAGCACGCCTGGGAGCAGATCGCCGCCTCCGGCGCCGCGGGCCTGTCCCTCAACGCCATCGCCAAGCAGATCGGCGTCAGCGGCCCCGCCCTCTACCGCTACTTCGCCGGCCGTGACGAACTGATCACCGAACTGGTCCGCGACGCCTACCGCAGCCTCGCCGACGCCGTCCGCACCGCCGCCGCCTCCGGTGCCGACCCCACCGGCCTGGGCCTCGCCCTGCGCGCCTGGGCGCTGGCCGACCCGCAGCGCTACTTCCTCGTCTACGGCACCCCCGTCCCCGGCTACCGCGCGCCGGACGACACCACGGCGATCGCCGCCGAGATCATGGGCACCCTCCTGGACGCCTTCCGGTCCCCGCCGCCCCGGGGCGACGACGCCGACCGTCCCGGCGCCCGGCTGGAGGCCCACCTCGCCGAACACCGCCACTGGGCCGGCGACCACCCCGCCCCGCCCGCCGCCCTCCGCCGCGCCCTGCACTTCTGGACCCGGCTCCACGGCGTCCTCTCCCTCGAACTCGCGGGCCACTTCACCGGCATGGGCCTCGACCCCGCCGAGCTCTACGCCGAGGAACTGCGGAGCCTCGACCGGTAG
- a CDS encoding NAD(P)-dependent oxidoreductase, whose product MKILVTGGAGFIGSAVVGALLAGGHEVRVLDALLPAVHPSGLPSAVPEGAEFRHGDVRDAAAVEAALDGVSAVCHQAAMVGLGVDLDDAPAYAGCNDLGTAVLLSAMARRGVRDLVLAGSMVVYGEGAYRCGAHGPVAPGPRRAADLDAGRFEPPCPVCGEPLLPGLVAEDAPADPRNVYAATKLAQEHLASAWARACGGRVLTLRYHNVYGPGMPRDTPYAGVASLFRSALARGEAPRVFEDGGQRRDFVHVADVAAANAAALAALAARPSGSARAYNVGSGEVRTVGDLARALAAACGGPAPVVTGEYRLGDVRHVTADSARLRAELDWRPRVAFENGMTEFAAAPQRA is encoded by the coding sequence ATGAAGATCCTGGTGACGGGCGGGGCCGGTTTCATCGGCTCCGCGGTGGTCGGTGCGCTGCTCGCGGGCGGCCACGAGGTGCGGGTGCTGGACGCGCTGCTCCCGGCGGTGCACCCCTCGGGGCTGCCGTCGGCGGTGCCCGAGGGCGCGGAGTTCCGGCACGGGGACGTGCGGGACGCGGCGGCGGTGGAGGCCGCGCTGGACGGGGTGTCGGCGGTCTGCCACCAGGCGGCGATGGTCGGGCTGGGCGTCGACCTGGACGACGCTCCCGCGTACGCCGGGTGCAACGACCTGGGCACCGCCGTGCTGCTCTCCGCGATGGCCCGGCGCGGGGTGCGGGACCTGGTGCTGGCCGGGTCGATGGTGGTGTACGGCGAGGGCGCGTACCGCTGCGGCGCGCACGGGCCAGTGGCGCCCGGGCCGCGCCGGGCGGCGGACCTGGACGCGGGCCGGTTCGAGCCGCCGTGCCCGGTGTGCGGCGAGCCGCTGCTGCCCGGCCTGGTCGCGGAGGACGCCCCCGCCGACCCGCGCAACGTGTACGCGGCGACGAAGCTGGCCCAGGAACACCTGGCCTCCGCCTGGGCCCGGGCCTGCGGCGGCCGGGTCCTGACGCTGCGTTACCACAACGTGTACGGGCCGGGCATGCCGCGCGACACCCCGTACGCGGGGGTGGCCTCGCTGTTCCGCTCGGCGCTGGCGCGCGGCGAGGCCCCGCGGGTGTTCGAGGACGGCGGCCAGCGCCGCGACTTCGTGCACGTCGCCGACGTGGCGGCGGCCAACGCGGCGGCGCTGGCGGCACTGGCCGCCCGCCCCTCGGGCAGCGCGCGGGCGTACAACGTGGGCAGCGGCGAGGTCCGCACCGTGGGCGACCTGGCCCGGGCGCTGGCGGCGGCGTGCGGCGGCCCGGCGCCGGTGGTGACGGGCGAGTACCGCCTCGGCGACGTCCGGCACGTGACGGCGGACTCCGCGCGGCTGCGGGCGGAGCTCGACTGGCGGCCCCGGGTGGCGTTCGAGAACGGAATGACCGAGTTCGCGGCGGCCCCGCAACGCGCCTGA
- a CDS encoding sensor histidine kinase KdpD, whose amino-acid sequence MKDLLLIALFAALGAAAAGLLGLAALRLLRRRSLALTLFAVAVVSVLAVTSGTFAVAQAMFLSHHDLGVVVTVLAMASVVALLTAALLGRQVTAGGRALAVAARTVGGDTGFTPPDRPLGRELAAVSAELAATSARLSESRSREQALDASRRELIAWISHDLRTPLAGLRAMAEALEDGVAEQPERYLARIRTEVERLTGMVDDLFELSRIQAGALSLTVSRVSLHDLVDDALAGAHPLARQRGVRLEGRPGDAAPVEADPREITRVIGNLLVNAIRATPPDGVVAVSTRREADAVVLAVTDGCGGIPEPDLPRVFETGWRGTPARTPLPSAPGAPDTADSGAGLGLAIVRGIVEAHDGRARVRNVDGGCCFEITLPTARRA is encoded by the coding sequence GTGAAGGACCTGCTGCTGATCGCCCTGTTCGCCGCGCTCGGCGCCGCCGCCGCCGGACTGCTCGGCCTGGCCGCGCTGCGGCTGCTGCGCCGCCGCTCGCTGGCGCTCACCCTGTTCGCCGTCGCCGTGGTCAGCGTCCTCGCCGTCACCTCCGGCACGTTCGCGGTCGCCCAGGCGATGTTCCTCTCCCACCACGACCTCGGCGTGGTCGTCACCGTGCTGGCGATGGCCTCGGTGGTCGCGCTGCTCACCGCCGCGCTGCTCGGCCGCCAGGTCACCGCGGGCGGCCGGGCCCTGGCGGTGGCCGCCCGCACCGTCGGCGGTGACACCGGATTCACCCCGCCGGACCGGCCGCTCGGGCGGGAACTGGCCGCCGTCAGCGCCGAACTCGCCGCCACCAGCGCCCGGCTCTCCGAATCCCGTTCCAGGGAACAGGCGTTGGACGCCTCCCGGCGCGAACTCATCGCCTGGATCTCGCACGACCTGCGCACCCCGCTGGCCGGCCTGCGCGCGATGGCCGAGGCCCTGGAGGACGGCGTCGCCGAGCAGCCCGAACGCTACCTCGCCCGGATCCGCACCGAGGTCGAGCGCCTCACCGGCATGGTCGACGACCTGTTCGAACTCTCCCGGATCCAGGCCGGTGCGCTCTCCCTCACCGTCTCCCGGGTCTCCCTGCACGACCTGGTCGACGACGCGCTGGCCGGGGCCCACCCGCTGGCCCGGCAGCGCGGCGTACGCCTCGAAGGACGGCCGGGCGACGCCGCCCCCGTCGAGGCCGACCCCCGGGAGATCACCCGGGTGATCGGCAACCTGCTGGTCAACGCCATCCGCGCCACCCCGCCCGACGGCGTGGTCGCCGTCTCCACCCGCCGGGAGGCCGACGCCGTCGTGCTCGCCGTCACCGACGGCTGCGGCGGCATCCCGGAGCCCGACCTGCCCCGGGTCTTCGAGACCGGCTGGCGCGGCACCCCCGCCCGCACCCCCCTCCCGTCCGCCCCCGGCGCCCCCGACACCGCCGACAGCGGCGCCGGACTCGGACTCGCCATCGTCCGCGGCATCGTCGAGGCCCACGACGGCCGGGCCCGGGTCCGCAACGTCGACGGCGGCTGCTGCTTCGAGATCACCCTCCCGACCGCCCGCCGAGCCTGA
- a CDS encoding response regulator transcription factor has protein sequence MNHSPAPAEPPEPARILVVDDDPTVAEVVAGYLTRAGHLVDRAEDGQRGLDLAERHRPDLLVLDLMLPGLDGLEVLRRLRARPDRSDLPVVLLTAKGDEADRVLGLELGADDYVTKPFSPRELVLRVQSILRRARTAASAASAAPAQPLRSGHLAIDPRARRAHRSDRELPLTSREFDLLAFLLRHPGTVFSRQELMQRVWGWDFGDLSTVTVHVRRLREKIEDDPGAPALISTVWGVGYRYDPAVQAGPVVPVVPAEGGAA, from the coding sequence GTGAACCACAGCCCCGCCCCCGCCGAGCCGCCGGAGCCCGCCCGCATCCTGGTCGTCGACGACGACCCGACCGTCGCCGAGGTGGTGGCCGGCTACCTCACCCGGGCCGGTCACCTGGTCGACCGGGCCGAGGACGGGCAGCGCGGACTCGACCTGGCCGAACGCCACCGCCCCGACCTGCTCGTCCTCGACCTGATGTTGCCCGGCCTCGACGGCCTGGAGGTGCTGCGCCGCTTGCGCGCCCGCCCGGACCGGTCCGACCTGCCGGTGGTGCTGCTCACCGCCAAGGGCGACGAGGCCGACCGCGTACTGGGTCTCGAACTCGGCGCGGACGACTACGTCACCAAGCCGTTCAGCCCGCGCGAGCTCGTCCTGCGCGTCCAGTCGATCCTGCGCCGCGCCCGCACCGCCGCGTCCGCTGCGTCCGCCGCCCCGGCGCAGCCGCTGCGCTCCGGCCACCTGGCGATCGACCCGCGGGCCCGCCGCGCGCACCGGTCCGACCGTGAACTCCCGCTCACCAGCCGGGAGTTCGACCTGCTCGCGTTCCTGCTCCGCCACCCCGGGACGGTGTTCTCCCGGCAGGAGCTGATGCAGCGCGTCTGGGGCTGGGACTTCGGCGACCTGTCGACCGTCACCGTCCACGTCCGCCGCCTGCGCGAGAAGATCGAGGACGACCCCGGCGCGCCCGCGCTGATCAGCACGGTCTGGGGCGTCGGCTACCGCTACGACCCGGCAGTCCAGGCGGGTCCGGTCGTCCCGGTCGTCCCGGCGGAGGGCGGTGCGGCGTGA
- a CDS encoding class I SAM-dependent methyltransferase, whose product MSGAARVGLPRTADERARSSAAPSTDTAQPTGTGSTPRTGSAEPWVDDPFGRAVRAGQGPLWLRRADGSRLALEVERWCAPADGADHGLVLRCLGLPAPVLDLGCGPGRLVAALLAAGVPALGVDVCAASVEHTAGLGGLALRRSVFDRLPAEGRWGGVLLADGNLGIGGDPAALLARAGALLAPGGLLLVETAVQEVDEVADVRVEGPDGCGPSFRWARCGPAATLRHARTAGLERAERWTSHGRSFLALTRP is encoded by the coding sequence GTGAGCGGCGCCGCGCGGGTGGGCCTGCCCCGCACGGCGGACGAACGCGCCCGCTCCTCCGCCGCCCCGTCCACCGACACCGCCCAACCCACCGGCACCGGCAGCACCCCGCGCACCGGCAGCGCCGAACCGTGGGTGGACGACCCGTTCGGGCGGGCCGTGCGGGCCGGGCAGGGCCCGCTGTGGCTGCGTCGGGCGGACGGCTCGCGGTTGGCGCTGGAGGTGGAGCGCTGGTGCGCGCCCGCCGACGGGGCGGACCACGGGCTGGTGCTGCGCTGCCTGGGCCTGCCCGCGCCGGTGCTGGACCTGGGCTGCGGCCCCGGTCGGCTGGTGGCGGCGCTGCTGGCGGCGGGCGTGCCCGCGCTCGGGGTGGACGTCTGCGCGGCGTCGGTGGAACACACGGCGGGCCTGGGCGGTCTCGCCCTGCGCCGCTCGGTGTTCGACCGGCTGCCCGCCGAGGGGCGCTGGGGCGGTGTGCTGCTGGCCGACGGCAACCTCGGCATCGGCGGCGACCCGGCCGCCCTGCTGGCCCGGGCGGGCGCGCTGCTCGCCCCGGGCGGTCTGCTGCTGGTGGAGACCGCGGTGCAGGAGGTCGACGAGGTGGCGGACGTCCGGGTGGAGGGCCCGGACGGCTGCGGCCCGTCGTTCCGCTGGGCGCGCTGCGGGCCCGCCGCGACGCTGCGGCACGCCCGGACCGCCGGTCTGGAGCGGGCCGAGCGCTGGACTTCGCACGGCCGCTCGTTCCTGGCGCTGACCCGTCCCTGA
- a CDS encoding cytochrome b/b6 domain-containing protein: MPRPPDRRPRFAPAQRWAHRATAALMLTCLATAACLYLPPLAQLVGRRRLVAAVHEWSGLLLPLPLLLALATRAMRRDAARLGRFTAADRTWLRTVRRRRIGPRPAGKFNAGQKLYAQWTLGTMLVMLGTGLLMWFTGLAPAVWRTGATFVHDWFAFAVAAVVAGHLWMAYLDPEARRGMRTGAVDREWAEREHPQWAEPD, translated from the coding sequence ATGCCCCGACCTCCTGACCGCCGCCCGCGCTTCGCCCCCGCCCAGCGGTGGGCCCACCGCGCCACCGCCGCGCTGATGCTCACCTGCCTGGCCACCGCCGCCTGCCTCTACCTGCCGCCGCTCGCCCAACTCGTCGGCCGCCGCAGGCTGGTGGCCGCGGTGCACGAGTGGAGCGGCCTGCTGCTGCCCCTCCCGCTGCTGCTCGCCCTGGCCACCCGGGCGATGCGCCGCGACGCCGCCCGCCTCGGCCGCTTCACCGCCGCCGACCGCACCTGGCTGCGCACCGTGCGCCGCCGCCGGATCGGCCCCCGCCCGGCCGGGAAGTTCAACGCCGGGCAGAAGCTGTACGCGCAGTGGACGCTCGGCACGATGCTGGTGATGCTCGGGACCGGCCTGCTGATGTGGTTCACCGGCCTCGCGCCCGCGGTGTGGCGCACCGGCGCGACCTTCGTCCACGACTGGTTCGCGTTCGCGGTCGCCGCCGTGGTGGCCGGCCACCTGTGGATGGCGTACCTGGACCCGGAGGCCCGGCGCGGCATGCGCACCGGCGCCGTCGACCGGGAGTGGGCCGAGCGCGAGCACCCGCAGTGGGCGGAACCGGACTGA
- a CDS encoding molybdopterin-dependent oxidoreductase, with amino-acid sequence MDDDNDNDDERRGAPVGRRVVLGLLGLGAAGVAAGPWLQRAQDALVRNDPTGLSQALPGGGGFRYYSVTASVPERGEDDYTLTVDGLVERPTTLRLADLRALTQHRLVHDVQCVTGWRVPATPFEGVPLSALLDAAGVRPEGRAVSFGCFDGAYTESLTLEQARRDDVLVALRMQDRPIGHAHGGPVRLYVAPMYFYKSAKWLSSITVTDTVRPGYWERLGYDVDAWVGRSNGRDDAPTS; translated from the coding sequence GTGGACGACGACAACGACAACGACGACGAACGGCGCGGCGCCCCGGTGGGCCGCCGGGTGGTGCTCGGACTGCTCGGCCTCGGCGCGGCCGGGGTGGCTGCCGGGCCCTGGCTGCAACGCGCCCAGGACGCGCTGGTGCGCAACGACCCGACCGGGCTGAGCCAGGCGCTGCCCGGCGGAGGCGGGTTCCGGTACTACTCGGTGACCGCTTCGGTGCCCGAACGCGGTGAGGACGACTACACCCTCACCGTCGACGGCCTGGTGGAGCGGCCCACCACCCTGCGCCTCGCCGACCTGCGGGCACTCACCCAGCACCGCCTGGTGCACGACGTGCAGTGCGTCACCGGCTGGCGGGTGCCCGCCACCCCGTTCGAGGGCGTCCCGCTGTCCGCGCTGCTGGACGCGGCCGGGGTGCGGCCGGAGGGCCGCGCGGTGAGCTTCGGCTGCTTCGACGGCGCCTACACCGAGAGCCTGACGCTGGAACAGGCCCGCCGCGACGACGTCCTGGTGGCGCTGCGGATGCAGGACCGGCCCATCGGCCACGCCCACGGCGGCCCGGTGCGCCTGTACGTCGCCCCGATGTACTTCTACAAGTCCGCCAAGTGGCTGTCCTCCATCACCGTCACCGACACCGTCCGCCCCGGCTACTGGGAACGGCTCGGCTACGACGTGGACGCCTGGGTCGGCCGGTCGAACGGACGCGACGATGCCCCGACCTCCTGA